In Bradyrhizobium sp. 195, the sequence TCTATCGCAGCATCAACAACATCTGCCGCGGCTGTTGAGCCTCAGCTTTTCGTACCCCAATTCCCGGCCCGCTTCTCGGCGAACGAGGCGAGCCCTTCCGCGGCCTCCGCGCTCTGGCGCTTGAGTGAGTGCAGGTGCACCAGCCGCGTGTAGGCGGCATCGTCCACCGCCATGCCGCCGAACGAACTCTCCAGCGCGAGGCGTTTGGTCTCGGCCATCGCGTCTGGTCCATTGGCGAGCAATTGCTCGACCACCTTGCGGCCTGCGGCTTCGAGTTCGGCAAGCGGCACCACCTCGTGGACGAGACCGATGCGGCGGGCGTCCTCGGCACCAAAGCGTTCGCCGGTCAGCGCGTAGCGGCGAACCTGCCGCACGCCGATGGCGTCGCAGAGCTGCGGGATGATGATCGCCGCCGTCAGGCCCCAACGCACTTCGGTGATGGAGAACAGCGCGTTGTCCGCGGCGATCACGACATCGCAGGCCGCGATTACGCCGGTGCCGCCGCCAAAACAGCCACCTTGCACCAGGGCGACCGTCGGGATCGGCAGCGTATTGAGCCGCTGCACGGCCTCGAACGTCGCACGCGAGGCCGCTTCGTTGGCTTCAGCCGATTGCGGGCGCACGCCGTTGATCCATTTCAGGTCGGCGCCGGCCTGGAAATGCTTGCCGTTACCCTTGAGCACGACGACGCGCAAGGCCGGCTTCGTGGCAAGATCGTCCATGGCCGCGAGCACCCCCGCGATCAGCGCGCCGTCATAGGCGTTGTTGACCTCCGGCCGGTTCAACGTGACGGTCGCAACCCCACGCTCATCAAGGCTCCACAGGACGGGGCTGGCAGTCATCGGCGATCCTCCGGTCAGTTGCTTGGCACGCACTATGGCCGAGGCAACGCGTCCCGATCCATATCTTTCCAGCGTGGGGCGGTCGCGTCCATCGCATGGCGGCTTGTGTCATGCTGCCGCCCGATGGCACCCAGGGACAGGACAGAATCATCATGCGCATCTGCATTTTCGGCGCGGGCGCCGTCGGCAGCCACATCGCGGTCCGGCTGGCGCGCGCCGGCCATGACGTCTCGTGCGTCATGCGCGGGGCGCATCTCGAGGCGGTGCGCGCAGGCGGCCTCAAGCTGCGCGTCGGCGATTCCGAGGTCAGCGCCAAGGTGAACGCCTCAGGCGATCCAGCCCAGCTCGGCCCGCAGGACGTCGTGATCTCGACGCTAAAGGCAACCGCGTTGCCGGGGCTGGTTTCCAGCATCAAGCCACTGCTGCAGGACGACACCGCCATCGTGTTCGCGCAGAACGGCATTCCCTGGTGGTACGGGATCGGCCTGCCGCCGCGGCATCCGACGCCGCCGGACATTTCCTTCCTCGACCCCGGCGGGCGGCTGCGCGCCTGCATTCCGAAGGAGCGGATCATCGGCGGCGTCGTCTTCTCGTCCAACGAGGTGACCGCGCCCGGTGTCGTGCACAACCTCACCCCGGACCGCAACCGTCTGCTGATCGGCGAATGCGACGACCGCAATTGCGAGCGGATCACCAAGCTGCGCGGCGTCTTCAACGACGCCCGGCTTGAATCGCCGCCGGTGGCGGAAATCCGCGAGGCGATCTGGTCAAAGCTGCTGACCAACATGTCGCTGTCGGTGCTGTGCCTGCTCACCGGCCAAACCGCACGCGGCGTGCGCGACGACCCTGCTTTCACTGAGGTCATTCCGCGCATGCTGAACGAGGCCAACGATATCGCCCAGCACTTCATTCCCGAGGTCAAGCGCGTCACGCGCAGCGGCCCCGCCCCCAACCACAAGCCGTCACTGCTTCAGGATTACG encodes:
- a CDS encoding ketopantoate reductase family protein, with product MRICIFGAGAVGSHIAVRLARAGHDVSCVMRGAHLEAVRAGGLKLRVGDSEVSAKVNASGDPAQLGPQDVVISTLKATALPGLVSSIKPLLQDDTAIVFAQNGIPWWYGIGLPPRHPTPPDISFLDPGGRLRACIPKERIIGGVVFSSNEVTAPGVVHNLTPDRNRLLIGECDDRNCERITKLRGVFNDARLESPPVAEIREAIWSKLLTNMSLSVLCLLTGQTARGVRDDPAFTEVIPRMLNEANDIAQHFIPEVKRVTRSGPAPNHKPSLLQDYELGRAMEIDVLVRAPAAFARTAGLSTPTLDLIAALAVQKARDKGLYSA
- a CDS encoding enoyl-CoA hydratase-related protein, with product MTASPVLWSLDERGVATVTLNRPEVNNAYDGALIAGVLAAMDDLATKPALRVVVLKGNGKHFQAGADLKWINGVRPQSAEANEAASRATFEAVQRLNTLPIPTVALVQGGCFGGGTGVIAACDVVIAADNALFSITEVRWGLTAAIIIPQLCDAIGVRQVRRYALTGERFGAEDARRIGLVHEVVPLAELEAAGRKVVEQLLANGPDAMAETKRLALESSFGGMAVDDAAYTRLVHLHSLKRQSAEAAEGLASFAEKRAGNWGTKS